The sequence TGCGAATAAACTCAGCAAATTTTTCTTGTTTATCTGGAGGGAATAGTGTCCGAAAGTCTCGTCCGGTGAGATCATCAACCGTGTATCCGGTAATTCGTGCAAATGCATCATTTAAAAATACCATATAAAAGCCCTGAACAATGACGATACCATCCTGGGCCTGCTCTACAACATTCCGGTATTTCTCCTCACTTTCTTTCAGAGCGATTTCATTCTGTTTCTGCCCAGATATATCACGGATAGTGCTGATAAGAAATGTCTGACCCTCCAGGGCAATTATATCAGCAGAGATAGATACCCAAAACGACTTCCTTATTTAGAATGGGTAACCGTCTCAAATCCTTTCACTTTTCCCTGTTTTTTGATGAGGTTGATAAAATGATTCCGTTCATCCTGTGAGTTCCATATTTCAAGTTCTATTGTGTTCCTGCCTATTAATTCCTCATAAGAATATTCCAGGTTATGAGCGAATGCATCATTGACTTCAATGATCCTCCCACTTACGAGATCTGAGATGATGATGGCATCCGGACTGGAAAGGAATAATGTTGAATACTTCTCCTGGGATAACCGGAGAGCCTTCTCTGTCTTTTTCACTTCGGTAATGTCCCTGATGGATTCTATGGCACCAATCACGTTTCCTTTTGCATCGGTGAGGGGAGTAGCCATTCCCCAGAGGACTTTTTCCAAACCTTTTGGTCTGGCTTTTGTAGTTTCTGCAACCAGGATTCTCCCCTCATGCCGGAGATCCTGGTACTTCTTTTCGATTATCTCATCAGGGAGGAGAGAGAGATCAATGAGAAGAGGTCTCTGCTCTCCATAGAAGGGGATGGCATATTCATAATCTCCTTTTCCCAGCATATCTTCTGCGAAAACACCGGTCATCTCCTCCATGGTACGGTTCCATGCAATCACCCTTCCTTCCCGGTCGATGGCAAAGGTCGCATCAGGTAAAAAGTTGATTATATCAGATTCACGACGTTGCAATTCCAGAATCTTCTCTTCTGCAATTTTCTGTTCGGTAATATCTGAAAAGATCCCAAGAAGATACCTCTGTCCCTCTAAATTCAGAGTTGAACTATGAATTCTCACCGGAAAGACACTCCTGTCTTTTCGTAATATGGGGATATCCTGGCAGGATTCTACAGTTCCTTTTGCCATCTGATCAAATATCTCCCTGATACGGGGATACTCTTCAGGGGGATGGATATCCTGAGGGGTCATCCCAATGAGTTCATCGCAGGTGTATCCCATCATCTGGCATATTGTCTCATTTGCAAAGATAAATCGCCGGGTTTTCCCATCTGCCAGGAGAATTCCGAAGGGAATATTCTCAAGTAACGTTCGAATCCGCTGTTCTGATGCCTGAAGTGTTTTTTCAGCTATTTTATGGGCGGTTATATCTGTCCCGATTTCCATTCTGACTATTCTTCCGTCGCTCCACCGGATGGCCCGGTCCCGGCAGTCATACCATCTTCCGGTCACAGGACTTTGAAACTCCCATTGGTACAATCCTGTCGGGCCGTTTTCATCTACCAGAAGATGATTGGTACAGAAAGGACAGGGACTTTCCCGGCCATTTTGCAAGTACTGGTAACATTTTTGTCCGGTTAATGGTCCTAAATATGCTTTCAACCGGTTATTCGCATATAATATCTCATAGGTGTCCATATCGGCAACATATACCAAAACATCCATACTGTTGAGGATGGTATAGAGCTGTGCCTGAACTTCTTCAATGAGTACCTCTCTCTGTTCTTCGCATGATCCATCCTTTTCTGCAGAAATCTGATCTTTTGTATCTTCACGACGCAGCTCCACTAACCCGGCTTCTGTTCTATGTGAGACTGTGATATTGTAGTGTTTCCTTATCATATTCAGGACTTTTTCAGACTGGAGCCATCGCTGATCCAGCTGAGTGACCAGCTGATCAATCCGGTTCACCTCATTATCGATAATATCGGCAGCTGCCGGATCAGCAAGCATGGATGCAGTAGCCATGATAATTGCGAGCGGATTTCGTATCTCATCATTCAGAATTGCAAGAATAGCCAGATTATTTTGAATCTGTTCCAATGCACTCTCTTTTTCACGCTCAAGCCGGTTCTTTTCAGTGACATCATAGCCCTGAGCGATTGTAGCTAGGGGGGTAAGACCATCCGGGGTATACAGGGTAGCAGAATTCCAGAGCAGTGTCCGGATGGCACCATCACTCCTGATAATGTCTATCTCTGTGGTTTCCCATCGAACACCATCCAGAGTGGTCTGTAGCAGTCGCATGGTTCTGTCAGCCTTATCAGGCGGAAATAGGACCCGTAATGACTGACCTGTCATCTCTTCTGCAGGTCTCCCGATAAGGTGCTCAAAAGACCGGTTTACTCTTTTAATATGAAATGAGGGGTTCCAGATGATGATCGGAACATTTGCATATGCAATAAGGTTTTCAAGGTATTCATTCGTCTCCCTGAAACTCTCCCTGGATAGTGTCAGGGCTACATTCTGTTTTTTCAGTTCCTGTTCAGTCTGCAATAACTGTTCATAGGTGACGTTCAGATCTGCATTATTCTTTACAATTGTCGAGATAAGAGATTCCCGTTCCTCCTCTGCATGTTTTCGTTCGGTTATATCCCGGACAACCGCCCAGAGACATCGCAGGGTTCCGTCAATGGAATATGAGACGTAGGCCTGAAGTTCTACCGGGAAGATCTCCCCGTTCTTCCTGATATATTCCTTCTCAAACAGACCGGAATAGCCATGGACAAGGAGACGTTTTTTCCAGATCTCTTCCTGTTCCCATCGTTGCCATTTTTCCGCTGTGATCACATAAAAATTATCCAGCGCCTTTAATTCTTCCAGAGTATATCCAACAATCGAACAATATGCCTGGTTTGCATCGATGACATGCCCGGCCAGGTCAACCATTACAAACCCGTCAAAATTGCCTTCAAATATCTCCCGGTACCTTATATCCTTCTCTTTCAGAGAGAGTTCTGCGATCTTCTGTTCGGTAATATCCTGAACAGTTCCCAGGGATGATAGGGGTCTTCCGGATGAATCATACTTTGTTTCGCATCGTTCCAGGACATATTTTATCCTGCCATCCGGCATACGCAGACGATGTTCTATCTGGTATGGTGTTTTATCTCGTAATGAAGCAGAATAGGCCTTATCTACAGCTTTTCGGTCATCAGGATGTATGGCATTTAAAAAAGCCTCATATGTTGCACCGAATTGGATGGGATCTATTTCAAATATCTCAAAGATGACATCAGACCATGAAAGACGGTTTGCAGGAATGTCCAGTTCCCAGCTCCCTGTCTTTGCGAGATGTTGTGCTTCATTCAGCCTGCGTTCGCTCTTTTGTAATGCGTCTTCAAACCGCCTGCGTTCGGTGACATCCCTGCTCACTCCGATAAGAACATCCTGGTCATCCCACCTTCCCCTTGAAACTTTTGTATCGACCTCGATCCGAGTCCCATCTTTTGCAATAATTGGGATGGAATTGTCCTTCACGGTTCCATCTACCAGTTTTTCATAGAGTATGAATGCTTCTTCTCTTTTTTCGGGAGCCAGAATGTCAAGAATGTTTCTGCCGATGAGTTCCTGTCTTGAATAGGATAGTTTCTGCTCCGCTGCGGCATTCATTGCAATAATAGTACCTTTCAGATCGACAACAAAGACTATGTCCTCGATAGACTGAAACAGGGTTCTGATGTTTTGTGCACTCCTCCTTCTTTCTTCTTCGGTACAAAGCCGCTCAATTGCACTGCCAAGTTCTCTGCTTATTGAGATGAGTGTCTCCTTTTCCTCATCACTGATGAGATACCGCCTCATACTGGCAATATTTAATACACCGATGGCCTTCCCCTTTGAAATTAGGGGAAGTGTGGCAATAGAGTACAATCCATATTTCTGTGAACGCTCCGGGCTGACTTGGACATAATTTTCGATAAAAAGCGGCTGATTTTTTATAAACATCGTGTTATAGGGCTCTTTATCGATTGAAACATTATCAACCTCAGCAAGGAATTGGACCGGGAGGTTTTGAGCATGAACAATATGGGCCATCCGTGAATCAGGGTCAACGAAATATATTCCTCCCGAATCAAAGTTTAAGAGAGTTATCGACTTCTCAAGAACCTTTTCCAGAAGATCCGAGAGACTTTGAGCATTATTTACCTCTGATATGATCTCATTGAGGATGCGAAGCATTGCTGCCCGGTGCTTGAGAGATTCTGTTTCGGATTTCAGATCATGTACAGAACTTTCATTCTTCTCTCTCTGTACCACAGATCTTATTTTCAGAGTGAGTAACAAAAACCTGAACTCCTCGTTCCCCTCTTTCCAGGGGCACATATCTGCACCATTCTGGAACACTTCATAGAGAGCCAGATCATTATCAGGATTTGTCAGGAGGATGAACGGAATATCTCCTGACTGCTTTCTGACTGCTTTTAAAAAGGAAATTCCATCAAAGCCGGGTTTTGAAAACCGGGATATGATAACATCATAGTCATGGGAGTTGATATTCTCCATGCCTTCCTGTACTGATATACAGGTATGGACGGAGAATTCACCATTTTTCTCCAGGATTTGTTTACCTCTGACGAGCAGGTCTCCTTTATCGTCTGCATAGAGGATTGAAATCATGGTTTGAAGTGATCCTGATTCTATATCATTGGTATTCAAATCTTGGGGAGGTATACTCTTTTTGTACTGTATGAATGCCGAAGGTTATCGGGTTGGGGGCATAATTCAGATATCTTGCTCATTTCAGGTTGCTTAAAAGAATGTGGAAACCCTCAGTATTCGTCTTGATCATGTATCTCATTTTTTATGATTATCGCATCTCTATTTCATATCTCATTAGTAATAGATTTACCTTAAAATCTGCTCTATGGCCTAGAAACTGGTGTAGAGAATATTTATTGCTCCTTCACCGGAGGTTAAAGATCGGCTTTGGATTTATAAACTTTACTGGGGAAAAAGGGGGTGTTTGTTACACTCTTCAGTGAGATACAATATTTATCAATAGGCTATCAACAATCATCACGAATTCAGCATGGGCAAATACCGTATCCTGCATGAAGTATTCAGAAGTTTTAGACTTGGTGAAGACATCCCGGAACTATACCTCATCCAAACTCATATGCGTTGATTGCATCCTTAAAACTGGATTTTAATAGGTTTAATCGCTTTATCTGATCTCGAATATAAATAAGGAACCTCTTTTAAGATAAAAAAATAAATTTTAGTCTCAATGCACATCCCCTTCTCCTTTTCAAAAAAACTCGGACTATACTTTGCTATCTGCATGACACTCTTAATTCCAGCGGTAACTGGCGATTATCCCGAAATTGAGTCTCCGACAACAGATCAGTATCGGATTGGGGTCCTTCTCCCTGCATCAGGGGACAGTGCCATGGACTTTTATGAGACTCTGAACTGGACCGTTGCCGGTTTGGAAAAGGAAGGTGTTGGAACCATAGAACTCGTAGGTATTGATACCAGTACGGTTCCTACAAGAGAAGCAGCCCTGAAGATGCTTGCCGACCCTGATATCCGGGTGGTCATTGGTCCGGCAACAAGTGATGAGGTCTTTCAGATAGCACCTGATTTCATTGCTGCAAAGAAGATCCTCATTACTCCGTCGGCTACATCAGGAGAGATTGCTGACCTGTTTGGAGAGTCAGGATATATCTGGCGGACAACTGGTGGTGACAGGATACAGACTCAGCTCATCATGGATCTGGTTGCTGAACGGGGAACTCACACGGTATCTCTTATGTATGAAAATAACACGTATGGGAAGACATTCGCAGATTGGGCAGAGTATTATGCAAATGAATCCGGAGTTGTGCATATCGAATCAGTGCCTTTTTCCCATGAACTGGATATTTCCAGCCTTTTGAACAATATCATATCAAAAAAACCTGATTATCTGATTGTTGCAGCTAGAGGATCCATTGCTGCAGAGATTGCCCGCTTTGTTAAGGCACAAAACAGTACTGTACAATTATTCTTTACTGATGCTGGACGTTCAGATACATTTCTCACAACTGCCGGAGAATATGCGGAAGGGGCTGAAGGAGTAAGTCCTACAGCAGATAAAAAAACCGGATTTTTTGTATCCTACCAAAAAGCGTTTGGAAAGATGCCCTCCGATTATGCAGCTCTTACCAGGGATGCCCTGATTTTGGGGATTGCAGCTCTTGCGAGAATGGAGGCAAACCCTTCAGAAGAGCCTGGTGAGTATTTGACATCAGTGGTTCAGGGGAGTGACATGGTAACTCCCTGGGATGATCAGGGAACTGCACAGGCAATAAGAATAATCCGTGGCGGATATCTCCCTGATCTCTCCGGTGCATCAGGAACGCTCGATTATGATACAAGGACCGGGACAGATCCCCTGACAACATGGTATGTTCACTGGAGGGTGGAGGAAGGTGAATTTCTCGCTGATTCGTACATCTCCGGATCAAGGGAAGACAGGAGGGAAACGGATAAGATAAAGCAACCGATGCAGGATCTCTCTGCTTTTCTAAATACTACCGAAGATAAAAGAGCAGAAATATCCTTTGTGTATAACGGTGAGAAGGGGGATTTCGGATTTACTGACCAGGCATATCTGGGTATCCTGAGAATCAGGGATGACTTTAACCTGACCGTTCATGAGATATATACCGGAGATACCGGCGAGGAACCTGACCCGGTATTCAATCCATTAACCGGAAAGAAGGCCAGTGCTGTGCTGATGCTCGGATCATATATGGCTGAGTATGCAGAACGGGTAGCAGAGGAGTACCCTGATATTCCGGTCATGGTGATTGATGCTGATCCAATGTCGCTTCCCCATATCAGGACTGCTTCATTCTCGATGTATGGAGCCAGTTATCTTGCCGGAAGACTTGCTGGAGACCTGACAAAGACTGGACAGATAGCAGTAATTGCCGGGAGAAAAGCCCAGGTTATTGACAGTTTCACAGACGGGTTTATCAAAGGAGCTATAGATGAAGATCCGACGATTGTGGTGAATATCACCTATATTGCTGATGATAACTCTGGATACCATCAGCCGGAGAAGGGAGCTGCAATTGCAATGGATATGTATCGAAACGGAACAGACATCATCTTCACGGTAGCAGGAGCGTCAGGTCTTGGAGCGGTATCAGCAGCGAAAAAATCGCAGGATCTCAAGATTATCGGAGTTGATTCGGATCAGTCATATCTCGGGCCGGGAGTTGTTATCGCATCGGTGGTAAAGAACCTTGATCCGGTTGTATATTGGGAATTATCCGAAGCACTGAACAGGAGGTTTACACCCGGCCTTGTTGAATACAATCTTACCAATGATGGATCCTCTTTAGTGATAAACCCAAGGTTTGGTGACTTTTCTAAAATAATAGAGAGCAAAATGAACGAAGCTGTTCAGCAGGAGATAAAGGCCGAATCTACCTGAAGCTCAGAGGATCCGGTTCATGAATATGTTCCATAACATTCTTTATTTTTGTTTTTTCTCGGTAATATCGACATTATTTACTTTTCTTCAAAAGAACGATTTTTCGAAATCTTTAGATCTACTGGATTTCGCCTTACCAAAACGGACTGATTCTGCATAAGCACGAATATCCGGATACATTCCGTTTATCCGTTCGGCAAGGTTCTTCCCTCCGAGCCGGTATGGGGCAGGACCAAGGAGCAGGATTGGTGACACGTTTCGCTCCGGAACCTGGTATAAGGTCTCACTGGTATCGATGCAGGAGAAAAATCCCTGGGGATCACCAACCTTTGGAATACCGGCCTCCTGCTCAGTCCCTTCTTTTGCATCTGAACCGGGAACCGGATGAGAAACGAGATTCCGGAAAGTCTGAACCCGGTTCATCACCTCCTCCCTTGTCATTCCATGGAGGAGAAAGAGCATCCAGGGATCTTCATCAAGTACCTCAGCAAGGAAGTACCATGCAGCAGCAACATGAATGCACGGATTCTGATCATCAGAGCAGTGACAAAAAGCCCGAACACTCCGGTAATGATCAGGAATAAGAAATATTTCTTTCTTTTCCAGTGTATCCACAAGAT comes from Methanospirillum hungatei and encodes:
- a CDS encoding BMP family ABC transporter substrate-binding protein, with the protein product MTLLIPAVTGDYPEIESPTTDQYRIGVLLPASGDSAMDFYETLNWTVAGLEKEGVGTIELVGIDTSTVPTREAALKMLADPDIRVVIGPATSDEVFQIAPDFIAAKKILITPSATSGEIADLFGESGYIWRTTGGDRIQTQLIMDLVAERGTHTVSLMYENNTYGKTFADWAEYYANESGVVHIESVPFSHELDISSLLNNIISKKPDYLIVAARGSIAAEIARFVKAQNSTVQLFFTDAGRSDTFLTTAGEYAEGAEGVSPTADKKTGFFVSYQKAFGKMPSDYAALTRDALILGIAALARMEANPSEEPGEYLTSVVQGSDMVTPWDDQGTAQAIRIIRGGYLPDLSGASGTLDYDTRTGTDPLTTWYVHWRVEEGEFLADSYISGSREDRRETDKIKQPMQDLSAFLNTTEDKRAEISFVYNGEKGDFGFTDQAYLGILRIRDDFNLTVHEIYTGDTGEEPDPVFNPLTGKKASAVLMLGSYMAEYAERVAEEYPDIPVMVIDADPMSLPHIRTASFSMYGASYLAGRLAGDLTKTGQIAVIAGRKAQVIDSFTDGFIKGAIDEDPTIVVNITYIADDNSGYHQPEKGAAIAMDMYRNGTDIIFTVAGASGLGAVSAAKKSQDLKIIGVDSDQSYLGPGVVIASVVKNLDPVVYWELSEALNRRFTPGLVEYNLTNDGSSLVINPRFGDFSKIIESKMNEAVQQEIKAEST
- a CDS encoding PAS domain S-box protein, with translation MISILYADDKGDLLVRGKQILEKNGEFSVHTCISVQEGMENINSHDYDVIISRFSKPGFDGISFLKAVRKQSGDIPFILLTNPDNDLALYEVFQNGADMCPWKEGNEEFRFLLLTLKIRSVVQREKNESSVHDLKSETESLKHRAAMLRILNEIISEVNNAQSLSDLLEKVLEKSITLLNFDSGGIYFVDPDSRMAHIVHAQNLPVQFLAEVDNVSIDKEPYNTMFIKNQPLFIENYVQVSPERSQKYGLYSIATLPLISKGKAIGVLNIASMRRYLISDEEKETLISISRELGSAIERLCTEEERRRSAQNIRTLFQSIEDIVFVVDLKGTIIAMNAAAEQKLSYSRQELIGRNILDILAPEKREEAFILYEKLVDGTVKDNSIPIIAKDGTRIEVDTKVSRGRWDDQDVLIGVSRDVTERRRFEDALQKSERRLNEAQHLAKTGSWELDIPANRLSWSDVIFEIFEIDPIQFGATYEAFLNAIHPDDRKAVDKAYSASLRDKTPYQIEHRLRMPDGRIKYVLERCETKYDSSGRPLSSLGTVQDITEQKIAELSLKEKDIRYREIFEGNFDGFVMVDLAGHVIDANQAYCSIVGYTLEELKALDNFYVITAEKWQRWEQEEIWKKRLLVHGYSGLFEKEYIRKNGEIFPVELQAYVSYSIDGTLRCLWAVVRDITERKHAEEERESLISTIVKNNADLNVTYEQLLQTEQELKKQNVALTLSRESFRETNEYLENLIAYANVPIIIWNPSFHIKRVNRSFEHLIGRPAEEMTGQSLRVLFPPDKADRTMRLLQTTLDGVRWETTEIDIIRSDGAIRTLLWNSATLYTPDGLTPLATIAQGYDVTEKNRLEREKESALEQIQNNLAILAILNDEIRNPLAIIMATASMLADPAAADIIDNEVNRIDQLVTQLDQRWLQSEKVLNMIRKHYNITVSHRTEAGLVELRREDTKDQISAEKDGSCEEQREVLIEEVQAQLYTILNSMDVLVYVADMDTYEILYANNRLKAYLGPLTGQKCYQYLQNGRESPCPFCTNHLLVDENGPTGLYQWEFQSPVTGRWYDCRDRAIRWSDGRIVRMEIGTDITAHKIAEKTLQASEQRIRTLLENIPFGILLADGKTRRFIFANETICQMMGYTCDELIGMTPQDIHPPEEYPRIREIFDQMAKGTVESCQDIPILRKDRSVFPVRIHSSTLNLEGQRYLLGIFSDITEQKIAEEKILELQRRESDIINFLPDATFAIDREGRVIAWNRTMEEMTGVFAEDMLGKGDYEYAIPFYGEQRPLLIDLSLLPDEIIEKKYQDLRHEGRILVAETTKARPKGLEKVLWGMATPLTDAKGNVIGAIESIRDITEVKKTEKALRLSQEKYSTLFLSSPDAIIISDLVSGRIIEVNDAFAHNLEYSYEELIGRNTIELEIWNSQDERNHFINLIKKQGKVKGFETVTHSK